TTCACGTACATTCAACTCTTTCACCATCTCAGTACAGGTTCGTCCGAATAGTGCTGCGACCTCCTTATCGAACACAACAAAGTTCGTTGTACCAGTACCATCAAAAACCAACAAATTCAACTTAtacctgttttttttttttaaattcaaaaacatcAATTAACACCTGGCCTATCACCCTTTAGTTacaacaaaatcataaaaatgatattCAACATAATTTAGATGttcaaacacaattttttttagatttatcaGTTTTCTAGATTTTAGCCTAGCAAAGGAGACTTTGGTATAAAAGTGTTGTAGGTACATGAATTTTTTTCTGTGCACTCTATCTTTGTTTGccagcttttttttttgtggctAAACCAGATTTTCATCAACCAAagcagtttttgtttttaataaatattactaTTAAGCCAGATATTgctaaatcattaaaaatcaacaTAATCAATTAGTTAACTATATTGCATTTTTATGAAAAGATTGCACAAATAAATCTAATTAGAGTAATACCTGTCAACCACATTATTCACATCCCTATTACAGCCATCGCAGAAGTATTCATCCGCATTAGCTTCTGCCTTCACGCTGCAAACACATGATTTATACCACCAACTTGGAACGGGTTCAACATCAAGAACAGTGGCCCGAACAACATAGAATCCAACCTATATAGGAACAGTTtgaaagtttttttaaaaaaattaaccaaacGAAAAAAAGTAGTTTTATGTAAAGCACTCACATCCGCTGCAGCACGTAACTCCTTTATTGTCTTCCTCCCAATGGAAAATAAAACTTCATCTTCATCAAGATATGCTGGTTTGCCAGAAACCACAGACAGGTACTGCGAGATCTCTATATAGTACACACTACTTATCAATCACGATGCCACAAAAATACAGTCAATATGCACAACCATAAATAATTCACAATATCGGGAAGCTGTTGTTAGGACTGGGCATGTTTGTGTGCAAGTGTTTCAAgttattggttttttttttctctataatCTAAAACACAAAACATACAACGGTGAGCtgaataatcaaataataatctACAAATTTCACAAAAACACAAAGCAGCAGCAGTACAACAGATCTAGAACCCCAAAATCAAATAATCATTCAACAATTTCAACAAAACAAAATCCTataatcattaaataatttgttgATTTTAGAACAGAGATCCAGAGAATAAAATGAAAATCGAAGAATAGGTGCACACCAAAGCCACTGACCTTCGAGATAATGACGCCGAGACGACGGCGACAAGACGACCGCGAGCAGCAAGAAGAATCCGACGGAGAATGGGCGCCGAGTGATGAAGAAGACATCAAATAGGGGATCTGAATTGGAAAAACACCGACAGTACCAAGAGAAACTCTTCGGACAGCCACGGACGGCGGCAACCGGTCACTCCGTTCGGTGGCGGTGGAGGCTAGCTAGGGTTTTCTCTTCTTGTTATCTTTGAATGAAAGAATGAATAAAGGCAACAAAAGAGAGGAGGGAGACCAACATGCAGTAAGTGTTATtccctttttgttttcttttgttttatttatctattctaATTTATAAAAGTAACAAAAGAGAGGAGGGAGACCCGCTAACgtgttcttgttttcttttgttttttttatttattctaattccctttctgttttctttatttattttaattccctttttattttcttttgttttctctatTCATTCTAATTTATAAAGAGTATAATTGTGATTGATCAGATTCTCTATACTTATTGTGATAAAcgaaaaaattgattaaaaaaagtttttatttctGTTCATTGAATAGattttgtctattttaaaataattgttgttttaattttaacttttagattcattaaaaaattaaaatatgcattttaaattaaaataaaagccATACCTATTTTAAAACTGAAGAAGtatatgataatgataataataatgatgctGAATGAGCAAATAATTTCAGTAATGCATGATTTATTCCCAAGTTCTCAAAGTAGTAATCATATCCATGTGAGAGAGGGGATTCCAATGCAAGGTTCAAGATATTCCAAGACCAAACATGCTGTGCATAGTTGAATTTCACTCAACTCTCCTTGCAATTGCCAACATATTATCACCACCACCAATATTACACTTATTTCTTCAACGggctttcatttttttataaattattcaaatactaataataataataacagtttattaaaagaaaacacacTCAAAATCTTggattaaataaacaaatatacGAAACAACTCTTGTATCAAGTTATAAGAGATAAATTAATGTCTAACAcaaaaactttgaaaaataaACTACTCATATATTGTAGATCCTAATAACTCTCAAACAACCATAGttcattcaaataataatttaaataaattattctccTATATTTTAAATCGAACTGTGTAGAGGCATGTTGATTTAGTCCTCCACCACAACCCACTTCCCTTTCTTAGATTTGGATGAAACTGACTCCTCTCCAATCTCTTCAATATGTTTCTTAGCTCCGAGAATCTTAGAATTATGTTTCTCATCAACTGCAGGTGATGGAGTTGGCTCACTCTCACAAGCCTGGGATATGCCATCATGTACcaataaatataagaataataatattttagttacTATGGAAAAATTAATAACATCACTGTAACAATTTAAATTGGAAATCATTTGACACAAACCTTAGAAGTGTTGTATGGACCAGTAGACAAACTCAATAGTTCAGAATTTTCATGGGACAAAAGGCCCTACAAAACAATTGATCCAATAAAAAGACATCACCAAAATCTGGTTGCTCTGTTTTTCTAATacagaaacaaaagaaaaagttattAGACAGAGGGGATTACAGTGTCAGGATTGTATTTATCAAGGAAGGCAGAGACCAGAGAATTCTCATTAGTCATTCTCAGCACATGAATCACATATGGTTCATAAGAGTTCAGATTCCTCATCTTGAGTTGCACTTTGAAGATGAACTTAATATCCCTAAGCTTATGAATCTCTTCGGGACAGGAATTTTTCTCAACACCCTTCACAGTTAGGGAAAAAAAAACTTCATTCATGCTCTcataagtaataaaaattaaggTATAGTCCAGACtattaacacaaaaaaatgaATATGACATCAAACCTTAGTCACACAAGACTGCCTAAGGTCCTTAGCAGAAACTCCAAGAAACTTTGCAGCTTCTCCATCGAACAAAACAAAAGAGGCAGCATCGGTGTGGTCTATCACCCTTATGTGGATGATGTACCTATTAttcaccaaaaaatatatagtCCAAGAATAACACACTACATAAATCTTACCAATAATCAGTGTCTATACTATGCTATTACTGAATTGGatgcaaataattttttaatggcTTATCAAAGAGTCTCCATCCCACAAGGAAGAATAAAATgtatcaaatggaattaaaaaaatctaaaagcaAGTGACCCCGTGAACAAATCAAAGCTAAATAAACCAGTagccaataaatttttttatatttcccTTGTGAATCAGAATCCAAAAACACAGAAATAGCAAGCCACGAAAGTAACTTTGCAATGTGATTTCAATAATAGTTAATCTAAATCTCCAACCCCACATTCACAGAATTATCACCGACTGGCTATAACAAAAGCAAAAATTATGAGCAGTgccttttaattaaaaaaaattactaatcaaGTAGAATTTTACAACATgtaatcaagaaaaaaataagaataatgaaCAGTGTGAAACTTCACATCAAACTCAAAAACAACACATAAGATTCCATATTCGATCTGGAAACTCAGAAAGGGGAATTATCCAAGAGTCTCCATCCCACAAGCGAGAATAGTTTAAAATAAtccttattatatataattcataaaaaatgttataaaaatacctatttgaataataataatttaatagtgTCTGAGCAAATAATACAAATGCATAGATTACACCATTATCTTCGAGGACAAAGAGTATATAATGTGTGAATGTTGAAGAAGTATCGTGAGTCATACCTTGGCTCATAGAACCCGTAGTCTCTAATGCAATTGGgacagaaatattttttatcaagttCCCTCAAGCCACGACGACACTTCTTACATCCTTTGTACCACCAACCAAATTCAGTCTCAACTTCTTTAATCGTCCCGGCTGTAACAAATACAGCATCCTAAAATCGATGGATAGGAGGGTACAACACAACAATTGAGATTATGATCCAACAAACATTGGAactaatacaataaaaaaatacaataaaaaaaggaaGACTAATAAAGAAAGAATTTTACCTGATTATGCTCCTTTATATCTGCAATTGTTTTGTAGACTGACAGACGCAAAAAATCCTCCTCATCTGAAACAGGTTGACCACAGACCAGCGGCATTATGCCTTGTCCATCAACAGGATCCAATTTGTTCACCCTTGCATTTTTAAATGAGAAATTATGAAATTTGTCAATAGTTTAATAATCAAAAGCATTGTATAAATAATCTGCTGACCACAATACTGATCTATATACTGTACCTCGCAAAGAAATCCCTGGCAGCTGGAAACTCAACATTGATAAACAGTTTCGAATTGTAGTTTGTGTTAGATACACCCATGACCCCTACAAAAGACataacaaaacaaagaaaataccATAAGCATATGATGACAGAAAACATGCATTCAAATACcagtaaaataaacaaataaacaaaccaCTATAAAATTTCATCTTGCCCATTTGGAGAATAACCACATAGGTAAGAGACGGGTGTTCCTCTAGATATTTGAGCAATTCAAAAGCAAAAGACTGCCACAACGTTACTCTTAATTTCTGTCCACCCCTATAAAAAATAGCAATTCTTGTAGATTAAAGAGAGACACAAAAttccaaaataagattttaaaacaaaagtcACTATCAAAAAGATATTAAGCATTACTCAAGATCATCAAGTTCTATGGTGATATAACTTGACGGCTTCCCGTCCCGTGTGAATTCGACCAAGTTACCCTTAGAAGCAAGCTGACCTATCACATCTACAAAATAAAGGCACCAATCTATTGATTAACAAAACTCTGTATGCCCAAATTTTTCTCTTTGGAATCAACGCATTTTATTCATGTTGAAATCAGACCCCTTAAAttctcttaaaaataaaaatataaaaaactattAATAAATAGTTAGGGCCTAGAAATCAAAGTTCCtgaagaaacaaaattataggaCATTATAAAGATAATACACaagattatataaatatttttattaaacaaaattcaaatgaaacAATATTTAACTGAGttagaaattatattatttcttaatataaaattacagcAAGGGAATATTTGTTACAGGAagggaataataaaaaaattcttcctTAATATAATATCTCAATGAAACAAATTTTAGATTAATATTATATGAATCTACAATAGTTGAGACTTGAGAGGAATAGCAACAACCATCAATTGAATCCATATCTGTCCACTATATgctcataataaaaaaagacagCAAAGGATACAAAAATTAGACTTTAAAGAATTAAACAACACATGCATCATAGATTAATCTAACAAAGTACTTACCAACTAAATAACCATCTTCTTTAGACTCTGATTGTATTGTTTTGAACGGAACAAAATTAAATCCGTTCAATGGAACTGAAGAATCTTGTACCGGACGCACAATCGTGTCCCTCTTGAAATGGATCCTAAATTCGTGTCTAGTAGGCTTGAACTTGATGGTATTCAAAGCAACTCCAAAATTAGTGACCACGTACACGTTGCCCTCAGCGAGTAAGCCCTCGAAAATAGGAACAAATATGTCTTTTACAGTGCATTGAATTGTATCTCCCTGAATGCATTAATTTTATAGAGTCATAGATAAATAAGGTTTATTGCTCAGTCATTaccaaaataaatctaaaatgaAAAGCGAAAATTTTACCTCTTCATCAAGGACAACCATCTCAATAGGTGCCTTCATCCCAGATCTTGCAAATTGAGAAACGGTCCAAAGTCTAATGACACGTACTTTGAGCTTCCACACCTTATGCGCTGGACCAGCATTGATACACTTGATGAGATCATACCTAAAAATCAAAGACCTCATATTTagtgaaagataaaaaaaaaacttattgtGAAACAATCCACATGGCACATGAACTCACCTAGCTTCCATTGCTACCTGCCACTACAAAATTACTCAAATAAACTGAATTTCAGTGTAGATAAAGAACAAATGTGGTGATCACCTATGCCAAATTTATAGAGAGTCACAACACTGTTCAGCCCCAATATTGGTAAGGATTGCAAGAATCTTTATATTCCTATCAAAATCCAgctaaaaaaaagggaaagtgTTTAGACTATTCAGGATTAAAGAATCTGAATCAtatcaataaaatcaataaatcaataaatcaataaataaaataaaattcaaaattaggtTAGAAATCAACGGCCAACATTTACTGTGTTCCATTTACATGGCAAACTGGAGTTTAAttctgaaaaatcaaaataagaagCAATATATGCTGAAGAGGAAATCACCATATTTACATACATTAGTAAtgtaaaaatgaattttctacttaatatactaaaattgaatAAGTAAtgtgaaaatgaatttttttaaattatattaagtagaaaattctgaaaaaaatatattagtaatgtaaaaatgaattttttttaaaatgaattttttatttaaaattaatttggcttattaacctaaacaaaattttttttaatcaaacttagatttattttttttattaatcttaacTATATGTATtcctacatattaataataaatttaaaaataaaataattatatttataaattttattttaatataaatactaatatatttctttattaaatttttttgcctcttcaaatattttttttaagttccgTCTGTACTCCTACGTactctcattttttattaaattaatttatatttgatgTAGAAAATTTGGAATCATAAGCTATTTTAATTTCAAGAGGTACAGACTAAAGGCGTTATGAGAATTAAATTTGGTATTTAGcactaattttttgtttcctGATCTGATATAATTCCCAAAAGGTTTGTTATCAGCACCTTTCCATATATGACCAAAGATTGTGTTGAGAGGATAGTATCATATTTTCTATAATTTAAAATNNNNNNNNNNNNNNNNNNNNNNNNNNNNNNNNNNNNNNNNNNNNNNNNNNNNNNNNNNNNNNNNNNNNNNNNNNNNNNNNNNNNNNNNNNNNNNNNNNNNNNNNNNNNNNNNNNNNNNNNNNNNNNNNNNNNNNNNNNNNNNNNNNNNNNNNNNNNNNNNNNNNNNNNNNNNNNNNNNNNNNNNNNNNNNNNNNNNNNNNNNNNNNNNNNNNNNNNNNNNNNNNNNNATCCCCCCCCTCCCCCCCCGAAACGATACCGCATTAGGCAATATACCGGTCCGGTCCAAACCGGCCGCTgggcttttattttttttaagccAAAGGATTATAAATTAATGTATtataaattaatgttaattGATATGTAGTagataaacaaatttaattagaataaataacaatttatttattttattttaaacttttattttaatttagactttataaataagaagatgaattataattaatatagtattattaattaagtaatataaatgataataaattatctaaattatattaattataatatttaaatatataatcaaatcaaatcaaataaattaaatcggGAAACACTCTCCGAAGCATGCCACGTCAGCTTCATCATTAAGTGCAGAcatccgatttttatataatagaatagataagtTCAAACAAGGTAACAGCAAAAAATATCGGTTGCCTGATTCACTCAAGGGTAAAATCGTAAAACTAATTACGCGAAGGGATAGTTTGTAAAAATGGCACATCGTGTTAAACTAAAATTAGGGCATTTTGCTTCTTCGAGTAGCTTCTGAACCCTCTAAGCTCAGCTTCGCACTCCGCAGAGGGGaacaaggagaagaaggagCAGCTGCTTCGCCGCACGACCCCAGTCTTCGATTAATCTCCGTCGTTAAACTTTTATTCTCACGCTCAATCTCAAccacacacactctctctctgcGTTCCGAATCGAGGTCGATTTCACAAGATGTCGGGCGGTTTCTTTCGGGTAAATTTTGCTCATATATTACCCTTGATTCGGGCTAAGTAATCTTAACAGTTCTCAGATCTCGTGTGCTTTGAATTTCATAATAACCTCtgtaatattaactaattacgGATTGATGCGTGTTACTTAGTTAACTGTAATTGTTGAAATTTGTGTGTATAGGGCACATCTGCGGATCAGGACACTCGGTTTTCGAATAAACAATTGAAGCTGCTGAAGTCGCAAAAGTTTGCCCCCGAATTGGAGCACCTGGttcgttttattttattttttttttcaattttctgtttttaggGAAATGTTTGTGGGTTTGGGACGACAAGGattagtgtgtgtgtgtgtgtgtgtgtgtgaaattggtgagattagttgattttagtttgttttgaaTTCAGTTTTGGAAAAACAATGGTTTGTATAGGTGGACATGACAAAGGTGAACATGGAGGTGATGAAGCCTTGGATCACCAGAAGGGTGACTGAGCTTCTCGGGTTTGAAGATGAAGTGCTTATTAACTTTATACACAGTCTGCTTGATGCGAAGGTAACTGATCTATTAAGTTTTAGTTGTTCTTTTTGTTCCGCTGAATCTTATTATTGTCATTGTTGTAGTGTTCCTCAGTTTTCCGCTTCACAAGTTTTATTGGCTATATGGTGTTCTTGGAGTCtaaaattttctatttgtcATTCGCTGAATCTTCACAtctttgataattttattttcatgtgcATTGGTTGAAATCGGGATTGCATTTCTGTATATAATGTCATTTTTCTTTTAGCATTTGATCGTGCAACCTTGTCCCCACTTAAGAATGAAATATCTTTAATGTGTACACACTAATGACACCACCTAGTACTCCCTCCCCTCCTCTCTTTTGGGTTGGTCACATTCTATTTCTTGTGACACAGGAAGTGAATGGGAAGGAAATCCAGATACAACTTACTGGGTTTATGGAAAAAAACACTGGAAAGTTCATGAAAGAGCTTTGGACGCTTCTTCTCAGTGCACAGAAAAATGCCAGTGGTGTTCCTCAGCAGTTCTTGGAtgccaaagaagaagaactccGGAAGAAGAAGGTACTTTTGAGTCCTGATATACCATTACTGAACTTTCATGACGAATTCCTCTATCACTTTTGTTGGGGTGTTTCTGATGTAAGTTGCTTCCTGTGGGTTGTTACTTTAGGttgaaaatgataaaataactAGTGAAATTCAgaggaaaagagagaaagaagataGAGAGTTCATGGAAGTGAGGCTGAAAAAACTGGTAATACTACCTTTTCCGTGCTGGAGTTACGTTTTATAAAGTTGAGACTTTTGTTTTAACTTTATTCATGTTTTCATGGCGTTCAGCTAGCTTCTGCAATTATTTGGGTTCATGTCCTTTACCTCAAACTACTGTAGGACGGTGGATTTGATGCGAAGGATAATGATACTGCTTTGGACTCAACCACAGGGCACTATGTTCAGGATGGAAAAGAAAGTGACAAGAGGAATGGTGTTAGAGGAAGGAGCAGGTTAAATGGGACAACTCCttgcttatttttcttttaaatatattgCATCAAAATTCACAGTATAACCTAGGATTTTCAATTTTATAGAGGCTGTATTTGTGCATTCCTGAAGTTGCAACGTGACACGTTGTGAAAGTGGCTTGGCGTTGTTCTAGTTGACAACCTAGAATTCTATCCCTAGTATGCACCACAGTAAAATAGGCATAATTCAAGCCTGACTTACAGAAGTTCCCTAATCTATATACTATTGTACCAAAGCTTTGAATTTACCATGAAAACCTTCAATCTCCtgtaaattaaaatcaattataagACTGGAAGAAAAGTTTAAACAATTTCTATTTATGAATCATTCAAAATACATATTATTTCTTTATATTTGATGTGTTATTTGTGGTAGGAGTGTATTTTTTATCCGGTGAGACCATAAGCATTTATTTTGAACTTCCCTTTGGGTTTAAGCTTCATTATTTGAATATTACATTGATCTTTGGATGGAAAGATTAAATTATTTGCCTGCTTTGTTGCAGGGTTTCTAGGTCCCCGCGCTCACCTGCTGTTTCTGTTTCGCCTAATCGGTATCACATTTAGAAATAAACAGTGTTTTAATAGACTTCCCATGTTTATTTTGATGGTTGAAATATTTGCTGTTTGCTATCTTCAGCAGAGGCTCGCCTTCAAGGTCAATGAGtaaatcattttcaaattcaCGAAGCTATTCGGGGTATGCTTTTTGTATTGATAGCTTAGTTTGccttttactttatttattatatatagctTATGTGCTTGTACACTATATATGGGTTTATTGCCATATATTAGTATAATTTGATGTGGTGTAATTATTTGTTTCATTTCTTATCCCTTATATGCTCTTCCCTTATTCAGTGTTATCATGCACATTTAACTTTCctttaattttgttgttttgggGTTAATGAGTTTGTGTTATTTAGTGGTAGACATAGATCGAGGAGTATATCCAGGTCTCCAGAAGCTAGAAGACGCTCCCCATCTTCTGATAGGATTCGCCGTTCTCCACGACGACGATCCATTTCTCCTCGGAGGTATTCACCTAGGCGATCCCCTTACCGGAGGCCTCCATATTCAAGGAGAAGATCTAGATCCCGCTCAACTTATAGATCTCCTTCTCCTCTACGACGTAGAATGCATTCCCCCTACCGTCGTAGTTCCCCCTCTTACCGTCGACGCAGATCACCTTCTCCTGTGAAAAGACGCAGATCGCCTTCTCCAATGCGTCGACGTAGATCTCCTTCACCAATCCGTCGACGTAGATCACCTTCTCCAGTGCGTCGACGCAGATCACCCTCTCCTGTAAGGCGGCAAAGGTCACCCTCTCCACTGCGACGTCGATCTCCCATCACGCGGTATAGATCTCCACCTGTGCGCCGAATGCCTCCAACCCATCTACGGTCTAGATCAGGATCTCCCATGCAATCCACTTCTCCCATACGTCGAAGGGACGGGAGTCAAAGTCCACAACGCAGATCTCCATCTCCTCTGCGGCGTAGATCACCTGGTTTTGTTAAGAGAAGATCACCAAGTCCTTCTCCGAGGAGGTCTCCTCCAAATGAATGGAGTTCTCAGTCCCCAGCACGGCATGTATCTACATCTCCAGTAAAGAGAACTTCGTCAAGACGTCAAAGAAGTCCTGTGCAGCCTTCTAGGGGGAGAGTCAGGTATTTAACGATTGTTACTCAGCAGATTGCTTTAATAATGTTGTATAACTTTTAAAATGAATCATTTCCAATAGAGTCATTTGCAAATTTTGAAGTAGGTCTAGAGTTTACTGCCAGAAATGTTATAGTGGCACTACACCAACCCCAGCTTTGATCTGCAAAAATTGTGCAGAATGTTATTCTTTTAATGGGTTTGTTCTTCCAAggaaatttataaatttgtgGGGATACCTGTTGCAGAACACCGGAAGAATTGTCACCTGTGGCGCATCAACACCCAAAAGATAAGGATCATAAAGCTTCACGCACTAAATCGCCGGACTCAGTTTCGTCAGGTGAGAAGTCTCCACCACGATCAGTGTCTCCACAACCAAGGAGGAGGAATAGCAGTGAAGACAGGAGGTAGTATTTTTTGAATTCTTATTTGTTGCTCTTACTTACAGATCATTTTCTCTAACTTGGTTTGTTTGCACATTTATTTGGTTACTGAAAATGTTTAGTCCACCGAAGAGCCCGGTGAGGCAAAGAAGAGACAAGTTGACCCATGAAAGAAGCTTGAGTCCTCCAAAGAGACCAAGAACCCAGAAACCTCGCCATGATAGCCCAGAGACAAGCGAAGATGCAGAAGGAACATACCATTCTAGGTTTGAATATTAATTGCATAACTTTATACTTGATTGCGCTTCATTTTGGAGTATGTTACTCTGATAAATTTGTTGAATTGTCTGATTTCTTTTCTCTCTGGTAGAGACAACAGAGATCCTAATTCAAAGTCATCCGGAAAGAGAACAAAATATTTATCCCCAGTTAGTAAGCGGAAAAACTCACCTGCAAAGTTTCATGACGAGGAAGATTTCTCTCCCGAAATGGCAGCTGGTCGCGTTTCTTCTGGGTCTCGTCACTATGATAACACTGATGGGAGTAGGAAAGGGCGAGAGATTAAAGGGTAATAGTTTGGTATACTGCAGTTATTCTAAATTTCTGTGCATGGCATACATTTTTGATAATGCAACCTCTTTTGCAGTGATATTTCTTCTGGAAAAGGTGATGAATCTTATGTGCGACCTAAATCGCCAAGGAATAAAGAAAGTTATTCCAGTGAGAAGCCTCATGAATCTTATGCTGTAGATACTAAGAAGTCTGATGACAAGGATCATTCTCTTTCAAACTATGCAAAAAATAGTGATAGGCGCCACAAATCAGAAGCAACTCGAGATTTAGTTGGAAAAGTTGATCGTGTCAATCATAGTGCTTCCTATGATTCTGTTTCTGAGGAAAGTGACAAACATAGAAGGGaaggaaaggaaaagagaaaacatAGAAAGTCAGAGAAAAAAGTTGTGTCATCAGATGAAGATTATAGTTCTGATTCTGAAATGGAGGACAGGAAAGATGCTAAGAGGaggaaaaaggaggagaagaagctGCGGAAGGAGGAGAAACGTCGAAGACGGGAAGAGAAAAGACGCCGGAGGGAAGAACGGCGGGCAGAGAAGCTGAAAATGAAGGGTAAAACTGACTATAGTTCAGACGATGAGGAAGCTGAACGAATGGATCATCGTCGTAGTGATAATGACGAGATGTTGTCTGAACAAAAGaagcttgagattgagttgCGGAATAAGGCTCTTGAATCTCTCAAAGCAAAGAAGGGCATGAATAACTGAATACATCACTTGAgttttgattttattacttcAAAAAACTTCTTGAGAAATATCTTGTTATTTTTTAGCAGCTTAAAGATTAAGGAACTTGGATTTAGAAATGCGTATGCtttttttcctctctttttttGTTGGTAAATGTTTGATGTAGTCTATCTTTAATGCTGGCAGCTGAAATGGATAAATGACGATTTCTGAGCAAATCTGTTGAGTGCAA
The genomic region above belongs to Arachis duranensis cultivar V14167 chromosome 3, aradu.V14167.gnm2.J7QH, whole genome shotgun sequence and contains:
- the LOC107476819 gene encoding uncharacterized protein LOC107476819 isoform X3, yielding MSGGFFRGTSADQDTRFSNKQLKLLKSQKFAPELEHLVDMTKVNMEVMKPWITRRVTELLGFEDEVLINFIHSLLDAKEVNGKEIQIQLTGFMEKNTGKFMKELWTLLLSAQKNASGVPQQFLDAKEEELRKKKVENDKITSEIQRKREKEDREFMEVRLKKLDGGFDAKDNDTALDSTTGHYVQDGKESDKRNGVRGRSRVSRSPRSPAVSVSPNRRGSPSRSMSKSFSNSRSYSGGRHRSRSISRSPEARRRSPSSDRIRRSPRRRSISPRRYSPRRSPYRRPPYSRRRSRSRSTYRSPSPLRRRMHSPYRRSSPSYRRRRSPSPVKRRRSPSPMRRRRSPSPIRRRRSPSPVRRRRSPSPVRRQRSPSPLRRRSPITRYRSPPVRRMPPTHLRSRSGSPMQSTSPIRRRDGSQSPQRRSPSPLRRRSPGFVKRRSPSPSPRRSPPNEWSSQSPARHVSTSPVKRTSSRRQRSPVQPSRGRVRTPEELSPVAHQHPKDKDHKASRTKSPDSVSSGEKSPPRSVSPQPRRRNSSEDRSPPKSPVRQRRDKLTHERSLSPPKRPRTQKPRHDSPETSEDAEGTYHSRDPNSKSSGKRTKYLSPVSKRKNSPAKFHDEEDFSPEMAAGRVSSGSRHYDNTDGSRKGREIKGDISSGKGDESYVRPKSPRNKESYSSEKPHESYAVDTKKSDDKDHSLSNYAKNSDRRHKSEATRDLVGKVDRVNHSASYDSVSEESDKHRREGKEKRKHRKSEKKVVSSDEDYSSDSEMEDRKDAKRRKKEEKKLRKEEKRRRREEKRRRREERRAEKLKMKGKTDYSSDDEEAERMDHRRSDNDEMLSEQKKLEIELRNKALESLKAKKGMNN
- the LOC107476819 gene encoding uncharacterized protein LOC107476819 isoform X1 is translated as MSGGFFRGTSADQDTRFSNKQLKLLKSQKFAPELEHLVDMTKVNMEVMKPWITRRVTELLGFEDEVLINFIHSLLDAKEVNGKEIQIQLTGFMEKNTGKFMKELWTLLLSAQKNASGVPQQFLDAKEEELRKKKVENDKITSEIQRKREKEDREFMEVRLKKLDGGFDAKDNDTALDSTTGHYVQDGKESDKRNGVRGRSRVSRSPRSPAVSVSPNRRGSPSRSMSKSFSNSRSYSGGRHRSRSISRSPEARRRSPSSDRIRRSPRRRSISPRRYSPRRSPYRRPPYSRRRSRSRSTYRSPSPLRRRMHSPYRRSSPSYRRRRSPSPVKRRRSPSPMRRRRSPSPIRRRRSPSPVRRRRSPSPVRRQRSPSPLRRRSPITRYRSPPVRRMPPTHLRSRSGSPMQSTSPIRRRDGSQSPQRRSPSPLRRRSPGFVKRRSPSPSPRRSPPNEWSSQSPARHVSTSPVKRTSSRRQRSPVQPSRGRVRTPEELSPVAHQHPKDKDHKASRTKSPDSVSSGEKSPPRSVSPQPRRRNSSEDRSPPKSPVRQRRDKLTHERSLSPPKRPRTQKPRHDSPETSEDAEGTYHSRDNRDPNSKSSGKRTKYLSPVSKRKNSPAKFHDEEDFSPEMAAGRVSSGSRHYDNTDGSRKGREIKGDISSGKGDESYVRPKSPRNKESYSSEKPHESYAVDTKKSDDKDHSLSNYAKNSDRRHKSEATRDLVGKVDRVNHSASYDSVSEESDKHRREGKEKRKHRKSEKKVVSSDEDYSSDSEMEDRKDAKRRKKEEKKLRKEEKRRRREEKRRRREERRAEKLKMKGKTDYSSDDEEAERMDHRRSDNDEMLSEQKKLEIELRNKALESLKAKKGMNN